A single genomic interval of Lepidochelys kempii isolate rLepKem1 chromosome 13, rLepKem1.hap2, whole genome shotgun sequence harbors:
- the SNAPC2 gene encoding snRNA-activating protein complex subunit 2 isoform X1 → MKPPLRTRSAPTRYETGPPARHAPARAPWTAQEKRHLIKALKAQAPQGELQAEQLREHLPRRSEAEILAFIHQLKGRVAREAIQMEYRRCREEQRCKEAEILAPIEVWTDLAEKLTDKLEETVTTAFSQVLTIAVTEPLSLLHSVPQKLTRAAEKKVLPGSSSQHAASPAPDDAARNGDAAPGPPAAAPSSSTSTDPGVREEPEKFSVDFEKIYKYLSMLSRDIKAPELSPYESAVVLDLLMSLPEELSNLDYDGLKRHMHRSYRELTAQKPDGSRKGSDPGASAGELAADLPSASVDCERPPTANLSASCTLPTELAQPSDNEKRPSRSGECEQGTQETPQPSVSPSPAQHSASHGQLPPPLHSAGIDAQKSVWKDLGICPLNLFLVPLELLARKGGSLD, encoded by the exons ATGAAGCCCCCTCTTCGGACCCGCTCGGCCCCCACACGCTACGAAACGGGCCCCCCTGCGCGCCACGCACCCGCTCGGGCCCCCTGGACGGCGCAGGAGAAGCGGCACCTCATCAAGGCCCTGAAGGCCCAGGCCCCtcaaggggagctgcaggccGAGCAGTTGCGGGAGCATCTGCCCCGTAGGAGTGAGGCCGAG ATTCTGGCCTTCATCCACCAGCTGAAGGGCCGTGTAGCAAGAGAGGCCATACAGATGGAGTATCGCCGCTGCCGGGAGGAGCAGAGATGCAAAGAAGCTGAGATCCTAGCTCCTATTGAG GTCTGGACAGATCTTGCTGAGAAGCTGACGGATAAGCTGGAAGAAACCGTGACAACAGCTTTCTCTCAG GTTCTGACCATCGCAGTCACCGAGCCGCTCAGTTTGCTCCACTCCGTTCCCCAGAAGCTGACCAGAGCTGCAGAGAAGAAGGTCCTTCCAGGCTCCTCGAGCCAGCATGCTGCATCGCCAGCCCCTGATGATGCAGCAAGGAATGGGGATGCTGCCCCAggccccccagcagcagctccgTCCTCCAGCACTAGCACAGACCCAGGTGTTCGTGAGGAACCAGAGAAATTCAGCGTGGACTTTGAGAAGATCTATAAATATTTATCGATGCTCTCCAGGGACATCAAAGCGCCCGAGCTCTCGCCATACG AGTCTGCCGTCGTCCTAGACCTGTTGATGTCCCTCCCTGAAGAGCTGAGCAACCTGGACTATGATGGATTGAAGAGGCACATGCACAGATCCTACAGGGAACTGACTGCGCAGAAGCCAGATGGGAGCAGGAAAGGGTCAGATCCAGGAGCCAGTGCAGGAGAGCTGGCCGCTGACCTGCCTTCTGCCAGTGTCGACTGTGAGAGGCCTCCCACTGCTAACCTGTCTGCGAGCTGCACATTGCCGACAGAACTGGCACAGCCCAGTGACAACGAGAAAAGGCCCAGCAGGTCAGGGGAATGTGAGCAGGGAACACAGGAAACTCCCCAGCCCAGTGTGagcccatccccagcccagcattCAGCTTCCCATGGCCAgttgcccccacccctccacagtGCCGGTATAGATGCTCAGAAGTCAGTTTGGAAGGATCTGGGAATTTGCCCTTTGAACTTGTTCCTTGTTCCCTTGGAGCTTCTGGCTCGAAAGGGGGGTAGTTTGGACTGA
- the SNAPC2 gene encoding snRNA-activating protein complex subunit 2 isoform X2, which yields MKPPLRTRSAPTRYETGPPARHAPARAPWTAQEKRHLIKALKAQAPQGELQAEQLREHLPRRSEAEILAFIHQLKGRVAREAIQMEYRRCREEQRCKEAEILAPIEVWTDLAEKLTDKLEETVTTAFSQKLTRAAEKKVLPGSSSQHAASPAPDDAARNGDAAPGPPAAAPSSSTSTDPGVREEPEKFSVDFEKIYKYLSMLSRDIKAPELSPYESAVVLDLLMSLPEELSNLDYDGLKRHMHRSYRELTAQKPDGSRKGSDPGASAGELAADLPSASVDCERPPTANLSASCTLPTELAQPSDNEKRPSRSGECEQGTQETPQPSVSPSPAQHSASHGQLPPPLHSAGIDAQKSVWKDLGICPLNLFLVPLELLARKGGSLD from the exons ATGAAGCCCCCTCTTCGGACCCGCTCGGCCCCCACACGCTACGAAACGGGCCCCCCTGCGCGCCACGCACCCGCTCGGGCCCCCTGGACGGCGCAGGAGAAGCGGCACCTCATCAAGGCCCTGAAGGCCCAGGCCCCtcaaggggagctgcaggccGAGCAGTTGCGGGAGCATCTGCCCCGTAGGAGTGAGGCCGAG ATTCTGGCCTTCATCCACCAGCTGAAGGGCCGTGTAGCAAGAGAGGCCATACAGATGGAGTATCGCCGCTGCCGGGAGGAGCAGAGATGCAAAGAAGCTGAGATCCTAGCTCCTATTGAG GTCTGGACAGATCTTGCTGAGAAGCTGACGGATAAGCTGGAAGAAACCGTGACAACAGCTTTCTCTCAG AAGCTGACCAGAGCTGCAGAGAAGAAGGTCCTTCCAGGCTCCTCGAGCCAGCATGCTGCATCGCCAGCCCCTGATGATGCAGCAAGGAATGGGGATGCTGCCCCAggccccccagcagcagctccgTCCTCCAGCACTAGCACAGACCCAGGTGTTCGTGAGGAACCAGAGAAATTCAGCGTGGACTTTGAGAAGATCTATAAATATTTATCGATGCTCTCCAGGGACATCAAAGCGCCCGAGCTCTCGCCATACG AGTCTGCCGTCGTCCTAGACCTGTTGATGTCCCTCCCTGAAGAGCTGAGCAACCTGGACTATGATGGATTGAAGAGGCACATGCACAGATCCTACAGGGAACTGACTGCGCAGAAGCCAGATGGGAGCAGGAAAGGGTCAGATCCAGGAGCCAGTGCAGGAGAGCTGGCCGCTGACCTGCCTTCTGCCAGTGTCGACTGTGAGAGGCCTCCCACTGCTAACCTGTCTGCGAGCTGCACATTGCCGACAGAACTGGCACAGCCCAGTGACAACGAGAAAAGGCCCAGCAGGTCAGGGGAATGTGAGCAGGGAACACAGGAAACTCCCCAGCCCAGTGTGagcccatccccagcccagcattCAGCTTCCCATGGCCAgttgcccccacccctccacagtGCCGGTATAGATGCTCAGAAGTCAGTTTGGAAGGATCTGGGAATTTGCCCTTTGAACTTGTTCCTTGTTCCCTTGGAGCTTCTGGCTCGAAAGGGGGGTAGTTTGGACTGA
- the SNAPC2 gene encoding snRNA-activating protein complex subunit 2 isoform X3, giving the protein MKPPLRTRSAPTRYETGPPARHAPARAPWTAQEKRHLIKALKAQAPQGELQAEQLREHLPRRSEAEILAFIHQLKGRVAREAIQMEYRRCREEQRCKEAEILAPIEVLTIAVTEPLSLLHSVPQKLTRAAEKKVLPGSSSQHAASPAPDDAARNGDAAPGPPAAAPSSSTSTDPGVREEPEKFSVDFEKIYKYLSMLSRDIKAPELSPYESAVVLDLLMSLPEELSNLDYDGLKRHMHRSYRELTAQKPDGSRKGSDPGASAGELAADLPSASVDCERPPTANLSASCTLPTELAQPSDNEKRPSRSGECEQGTQETPQPSVSPSPAQHSASHGQLPPPLHSAGIDAQKSVWKDLGICPLNLFLVPLELLARKGGSLD; this is encoded by the exons ATGAAGCCCCCTCTTCGGACCCGCTCGGCCCCCACACGCTACGAAACGGGCCCCCCTGCGCGCCACGCACCCGCTCGGGCCCCCTGGACGGCGCAGGAGAAGCGGCACCTCATCAAGGCCCTGAAGGCCCAGGCCCCtcaaggggagctgcaggccGAGCAGTTGCGGGAGCATCTGCCCCGTAGGAGTGAGGCCGAG ATTCTGGCCTTCATCCACCAGCTGAAGGGCCGTGTAGCAAGAGAGGCCATACAGATGGAGTATCGCCGCTGCCGGGAGGAGCAGAGATGCAAAGAAGCTGAGATCCTAGCTCCTATTGAG GTTCTGACCATCGCAGTCACCGAGCCGCTCAGTTTGCTCCACTCCGTTCCCCAGAAGCTGACCAGAGCTGCAGAGAAGAAGGTCCTTCCAGGCTCCTCGAGCCAGCATGCTGCATCGCCAGCCCCTGATGATGCAGCAAGGAATGGGGATGCTGCCCCAggccccccagcagcagctccgTCCTCCAGCACTAGCACAGACCCAGGTGTTCGTGAGGAACCAGAGAAATTCAGCGTGGACTTTGAGAAGATCTATAAATATTTATCGATGCTCTCCAGGGACATCAAAGCGCCCGAGCTCTCGCCATACG AGTCTGCCGTCGTCCTAGACCTGTTGATGTCCCTCCCTGAAGAGCTGAGCAACCTGGACTATGATGGATTGAAGAGGCACATGCACAGATCCTACAGGGAACTGACTGCGCAGAAGCCAGATGGGAGCAGGAAAGGGTCAGATCCAGGAGCCAGTGCAGGAGAGCTGGCCGCTGACCTGCCTTCTGCCAGTGTCGACTGTGAGAGGCCTCCCACTGCTAACCTGTCTGCGAGCTGCACATTGCCGACAGAACTGGCACAGCCCAGTGACAACGAGAAAAGGCCCAGCAGGTCAGGGGAATGTGAGCAGGGAACACAGGAAACTCCCCAGCCCAGTGTGagcccatccccagcccagcattCAGCTTCCCATGGCCAgttgcccccacccctccacagtGCCGGTATAGATGCTCAGAAGTCAGTTTGGAAGGATCTGGGAATTTGCCCTTTGAACTTGTTCCTTGTTCCCTTGGAGCTTCTGGCTCGAAAGGGGGGTAGTTTGGACTGA
- the SNAPC2 gene encoding snRNA-activating protein complex subunit 2 isoform X4, which translates to MKPPLRTRSAPTRYETGPPARHAPARAPWTAQEKRHLIKALKAQAPQGELQAEQLREHLPRRSEAEILAFIHQLKGRVAREAIQMEYRRCREEQRCKEAEILAPIEKLTRAAEKKVLPGSSSQHAASPAPDDAARNGDAAPGPPAAAPSSSTSTDPGVREEPEKFSVDFEKIYKYLSMLSRDIKAPELSPYESAVVLDLLMSLPEELSNLDYDGLKRHMHRSYRELTAQKPDGSRKGSDPGASAGELAADLPSASVDCERPPTANLSASCTLPTELAQPSDNEKRPSRSGECEQGTQETPQPSVSPSPAQHSASHGQLPPPLHSAGIDAQKSVWKDLGICPLNLFLVPLELLARKGGSLD; encoded by the exons ATGAAGCCCCCTCTTCGGACCCGCTCGGCCCCCACACGCTACGAAACGGGCCCCCCTGCGCGCCACGCACCCGCTCGGGCCCCCTGGACGGCGCAGGAGAAGCGGCACCTCATCAAGGCCCTGAAGGCCCAGGCCCCtcaaggggagctgcaggccGAGCAGTTGCGGGAGCATCTGCCCCGTAGGAGTGAGGCCGAG ATTCTGGCCTTCATCCACCAGCTGAAGGGCCGTGTAGCAAGAGAGGCCATACAGATGGAGTATCGCCGCTGCCGGGAGGAGCAGAGATGCAAAGAAGCTGAGATCCTAGCTCCTATTGAG AAGCTGACCAGAGCTGCAGAGAAGAAGGTCCTTCCAGGCTCCTCGAGCCAGCATGCTGCATCGCCAGCCCCTGATGATGCAGCAAGGAATGGGGATGCTGCCCCAggccccccagcagcagctccgTCCTCCAGCACTAGCACAGACCCAGGTGTTCGTGAGGAACCAGAGAAATTCAGCGTGGACTTTGAGAAGATCTATAAATATTTATCGATGCTCTCCAGGGACATCAAAGCGCCCGAGCTCTCGCCATACG AGTCTGCCGTCGTCCTAGACCTGTTGATGTCCCTCCCTGAAGAGCTGAGCAACCTGGACTATGATGGATTGAAGAGGCACATGCACAGATCCTACAGGGAACTGACTGCGCAGAAGCCAGATGGGAGCAGGAAAGGGTCAGATCCAGGAGCCAGTGCAGGAGAGCTGGCCGCTGACCTGCCTTCTGCCAGTGTCGACTGTGAGAGGCCTCCCACTGCTAACCTGTCTGCGAGCTGCACATTGCCGACAGAACTGGCACAGCCCAGTGACAACGAGAAAAGGCCCAGCAGGTCAGGGGAATGTGAGCAGGGAACACAGGAAACTCCCCAGCCCAGTGTGagcccatccccagcccagcattCAGCTTCCCATGGCCAgttgcccccacccctccacagtGCCGGTATAGATGCTCAGAAGTCAGTTTGGAAGGATCTGGGAATTTGCCCTTTGAACTTGTTCCTTGTTCCCTTGGAGCTTCTGGCTCGAAAGGGGGGTAGTTTGGACTGA